A window of Cryptomeria japonica chromosome 3, Sugi_1.0, whole genome shotgun sequence contains these coding sequences:
- the LOC131046549 gene encoding DNA-directed RNA polymerases IV and V subunit 2 — protein sequence MKARLDKEVEKKKEYKREVERLGEYIQHLTKQLNQANPEVLPPLNSQEIVRSFEEEVVTARETKEWMESTSKEAATFVENLALTYGQTTSLLSKIASMVEAWADLQDIQDRIVPCLRELKGVSKQELIDGNIIQAGATCDFNSWHWTLVARSEVLKKVRADADRAEEQIKEIQDKVYVVAAKVLEKETIREKDMKLENLKTKTQEIFTTGPVWKQNLAKASNLLSIRDAFQKQELDWEITFVVCEDDLEGLEFKVSVLPHVTMEEVDQILSKNPSYWGRVCFISTPDGENCGLVKNLAVTCLVSLHTAQGPIFDSLYQCGITPVGQLSPSDSNDTAKVFINGDWAGICHDPDSLVKKLRDIRRKLHIHPHVEIKKDDRQNEVRIFSDAGRLLRPLFIVKNKRLCISKQQVEKFKKSKNPFKFLIKRGIIEILGVEEEEDAQIACGIDILQMAEKNPDYPQFTHCEMDPSFLLSLNASIIPFANHNLATRTLYQSEKHSRQAIGYYATNSRARFDTSCHQLFYPQRPLFKTMTYECIKKPELYNGQSPVVAVNVHYGYNQEDSLVINHASIDRGLFRTMHFHTFTSEAGHDNSGSKSTSRIEIDFGKPNIEKLRVDKLDEDGLPYISADLCSGDVLIGKVDPQSSDSNVSHKLKHTEKGKVDQVVLAINNDGKKFARVRLREVRSPELGDKFSSMHGQKGVLGFIEEQENLPFTREGICPDLIINPHAFPSRQTPGQLFESALSKVISTSGIVLEATPFKPITIEHITEQLHRCGYEQWGKEQMYNGRTGTKMRSKIFIGPTYYQRLIHMAEDKLKYRNQGPVHPLTRQPIADRKRHGGIKFGEMERDCMLAHGATANLLERLFYLSDPSRMHICSQCQMVATVILREGIRGPYCPLCKTAKHVVKVNVPYACKLLYQELFGMGICLRFSTELC from the exons ATGAAGGCAAGACTggacaaggaagtagaaaagaagaaagaatacAAAAGAGAGGTTGAGCGCCTGGGAGAATACATCCAGCACTTGACTAAGCAACTTAACCAAGCCAATCCAGAAGTTCTTCCACCTTTGAATTCACAGGAAATAGTCAGAAGTTTTGAGGAAGAAGTAGTGACGGCTAGGGAAACTAAAGAATGGATGGAAAGCACAAGTAAAGAGGCAGCCACATTTGTGGAAAATTTAGCATTAACATATGGACAAACCACCTCTTTACTCTCCAAAATTGCAAGCATGGTAGAAGCATGGGCTGATCTCCAGGATATTCAAGACAGAATTGTCCCATGCCTTAGAGAATTGAAAGGAGTTTCGAAGCAAGAATTAATTGATGGAAATATAATTCAAGCAGGAGCTACATGTGACTTCAACAGTTGGCACTGGACATTGGTTGCACGCAGTGAAGTCTTGAAGAAAGTGAGGGCAGATGCTGATAGAGCTGAAGAGcagataaaagaaattcaagacaagGTTTACGTTGTAGCTGCAAAGGTACTTGAAAAGGAAACTATTCGAGAGAAGGATATGAAGTTAGAAAATCTAAAGACCAAGACACAAGAGATCTTCACTACTGGACCAGTCTGGAAGCAAAATCTGGCTAAGGCATCAAACCTCCTGTCCATCAGAGATGCTTTCCAAAAACAGGAATTAGATTGGGAAATCACTTTTGTTGTATGTGAAGATGATTTGGAAGGATTAGAATTCAAAGTCAGTGTGTTGCCACATGTCACGATGGAAGAGGTTGATCAGAttttgtccaa AAATCCTTCTTACTGGGGAAGGGTTTGCTTCATTTCCACCCCTGATGGCGAGAATTGTGGACTGGTAAAGAACCTGGCTGTGACATGCCTTGTAAGCTTGCATACAGCTCAAGGtcctatttttgatagcttatatCAATGTGGAATTACACCTGTTGGTCAATTATCACCATCAGATTCAAATGACACGGCAAAAGTTTTCATCAATGGAGATTGGGCGGGAATCTGTCATGATCCTGATTCTCTTGTGAAGAAATTGCGAGATATTCGTCGCAAGCTTCATATCCATCCTCAT GTTGAAATTAAAAAGGACGACAGGCAAAATGAGGTCCGCATTTTCTCTGATGCAGGAAGGCTTTTGAGACCCCTATTTATTGTAAAAAATAAAAGGCTGTGCATATCTAAACAACAGgttgaaaaatttaagaaaagtAAAAACCCGTTCAAGTTTCTAATAAAAAGGGGCATTATAGAAATATTAGgtgttgaggaagaagaagatgccCAAATAGCTTGTGGAATTGACATTTTACAGATGGCTGAAAAGAATCCAGACTATCCACAGTTCACTCATTGTGAGATGGACCCATCCTTTCTATTAAGCCTTAATGCTAGTATCATTCCCTTTGCTAACCATAATCTTGCAACTAGAACGCTTTACCAATCAGAAAAACACTCAAGGCAAGCAATAGGATATTATGCAACAAATTCTCGCGCAAGGTTTGATACCAGTTGTCACCAATTATTTTATCCTCAAAGACCTTTGTTTAAGACTATGACTTATGAGTGCATCAAGAAGCCAGAGCTCTACAATGGTCAAAGTCCTGTTGTTGCAGTCAACGTTCATTATGGATACAACCAAGAAGACTCATTGGTTATAAACCATGCTTCAATAGATCGTGGGCTATTCCGAACAATGCATTTTCATACATTCACATCGGAGGCAGGCCATGATAACAGTGGCTCTAAAAGTACATCtaggatagaaatagattttggaaAGCCAAACATAGAAAAACTCAGAGTGGATAAGCTTGATGAGGATGGACTCCCATATATTTCTGCAGACCTTTGTAGTGGTGATGTTTTAATTGGGAAGGTAGATCCACAGTCATCTGATTCAAATGTCAGCCACAAATTGAAGCATACTGAAAAGGGGAAGGTCGATCAAGTTGTATTGGCAATTAATAATGATGGTAAAAAATTTGCAAGAGTGAGGTTGAGAGAAGTAAGATCTCCAGAACTTGGAGATAAATTTTCTAGCATGCATGGTCAGAAAGGAGTTCTTGGGTTTATAGAAGAGCAAGAAAATTTGCCTTTCACAAGAGAAGGAATTTGCCCAGATCTTATCATCAACCCACATGCGTTTCCTTCTAGACAAACTCCAGGGCAGCTTTTTGAATCCGCCCtttcaaaagtgatttctacaagTGGTATTGTTTTAGAGGCTACACCTTTTAAACCTATCACCATTGAACATATCACTGAACAGCTTCACAG GTGCGGTTATGAACAATGGGGTAAAGAGCAGATGTATAATGGGCGGACAGGAACTAAAATGCGATCTAAGATTTTCATTGGTCCCACCTACTATCAGAGACTCATACATATGGCAGAAGACAAGTTAAAATATCGGAATCAAGGTCCTGTTCATCCTTTAACTCGACAGCCAATTGCCGATAGAAAACGGCATGGAGGTATTAAATTTGGGGAGATGGAGCGTGATTGTATGCTAGCACACGGGGCAACTGCCAATCTTTTGGAAAGGCTGTTTTATTTAAGCGATCCCTCTAGAATGCATATCTGTAGTCAGTGTCAAATGGTTGCCACAGTGATTCTCCGGGAGGGTATAAGAGGACCATATTGTCCACTCTGTAAAACTGCAAAACATGTTGTCAAAGTGAATGTTCCTTATGCATGCAAATTGCTCTATCAAGAATTGTTCGGCATGGGCATATGTCTAAGGTTTTCAACTGAACTGTGTTGA